One Oryza brachyantha chromosome 3, ObraRS2, whole genome shotgun sequence DNA segment encodes these proteins:
- the LOC102708878 gene encoding calmodulin-binding transcription activator 3-like isoform X2 — protein sequence MAEARMFPRPNQPPDISQMVLEAQKRWLRPTEICEILSNYRSFSLSPEPPNRPESGSLFLFDRKTLRYFRKDGHNWRKKKDGKTVKEAHEKLKAGSIDVLHCYYAHGEENENFQRRTYWLLEEDFTHIVLVHYLEVKGSKQISRAKEEIMQLSGADSPSCSNSITSQNQMTPQIMDAAESPISGQISEYEGAEPADNCRASSRYHPFIEMQQPMDGIVMDDILYPSASAICNQGYHGDLLPGTSNLNSHSFTHSDIARMFDEPFSGYANGFTEPTLHSSFSMIEANNLEDSSLLETFTSEALYTNNLSQKEADALSFAGIQSSQVNGNKYTEGSTKHSLLKQLSVDLFKIESTGLKKHDSFSRWMSKELGEVVDLDIKSSSDAFWSSSEIVNAADGPSAPTNGQLDAYVVSPSLAQDQLFSILDISPNCSYIGSKTKVLVTGTFLAENVENCKWSCMFGDVEVPAEVLADGALRCYAPEHQSGRVPFYVTCSNRIACSEVREFEYRDSDAQYTEASASHSQANVINEMHLQIRLEKLLSLGPNDNQLLVCGNEKHELINAINSLMLDEKWSDQESPSGLTDDLTTTNQSLKKLVKEKLHCWLICKISNSEKGPNVLGKEGQGVIHLAAALGYDWAIRPILVSGVNINFRDAHGWTALHWAASCGRERTIGVLIANGAAAGALTDPTSEFPSGRTPADLASTNGHKGIAGFLAESALTSHLSALSIKDSKDSSVGEACGLTIAEDFPQTSYAQLAVEDSHADPLKDSLSAVRKSTQAAARIFQAFRVESFHRKKVVEYGDEDCGLSDEHTLSLISLGNAKQGQHDTHLHSAAVRIQNKFRGWKGRKEFMIIRQRIVKLQAHVRGHQVRRNYKKVVWSVGIVEKVILRWRRKRPGLRAFRLEKQLESQSQIQPAKTEDEYDFLQDGRRQAEARLQRALERVRSMTQYPEAREQYHRLTTCVAEMQQSRVLH from the exons atGGCGGAGGCGCGCATGTTCCCGCGGCCTAACCAGCCCCCAG ATATTTCGCAGATGGTGCTGGAGGCTCAGAAGCGATGGTTGCGACCCACTGAAATATGCGAAATACTCTCAAATTACAggagtttttctctctcaccCGAGCCACCAAACAGGCCCGAAA GTGGTTctctttttctatttgatcGCAAAACATTAAGATACTTCAGAAAGGATGGGCATAACtggaggaagaaaaaagatgggaAGACCGTTAAAGAAGCTCATGAGAAACTAAAA GCTGGCAGCATTGATGTTCTACACTGCTACTATGCTCATGGGGAGGAAAACGAGAACTTTCAAAGAAGAACTTATTGGCTATTGGAAGA GGATTTCACACACATTGTTCTTGTACACTATCTTGAAGTCaag GGTTCAAAGCAAATTAGTCGTGCTAAAGAAGAGATTATGCAGTTGTCCGGTGCTGATAGTCCATCGTGTTCAAATTCTATTACTAGTCAGAACCAGATGACCCCACAGATCATGGATGCAGCTGAAAGCCCAATTAGTGGGCAGATTTCAGAGTATGAGGGTGCTGAACCAG CAGATAATTGCCGAGCAAGCTCCAGATACCACCCTTTCATTGAGATGCAGCAGCCTATGGATGGAATCGTGATGGATGACATTTTATACCCTTCTGCTTCAGCCATCTGTAACCAAG GTTATCATGGTGATTTGCTGCCAGGAACATCTAATCTAAACAGCCATTCATTTACTCACAGTGACATAGCTAGAATGTTTGATGAGCCTTTCTCAGGATATGCCAATGGATTCACGGAGCCAACTCTTCATTCTTCATTTTCCATGATAGAGGCTAACAATCTGGAGGATAGCTCTCTTCTGGAGACATTTACATCTGAAGCTCTTTACACTAACAACCTTAGCCAGAAGGAAGCTGATGCACTGAGTTTTGCAGGCATACAATCGTCACAG GTCAATGGTAATAAATATACTGAAGGAAGCACCAAACATTCACTCCTGAAGCAATTGTCAGTAGATCTATTTAAGATCGAGTCTACTGGTTTAAAGAAACATGACAGCTTTTCAAGGTGGATGAGTAAAGAACTTGGAGAGGTGGTTGATTTGGATATCAAATCAAGTTCTGATGCATTCTGGAGTAGCAGTGAGATTGTGAACGCTGCTGATGGTCCTAGTGCTCCAACTAACGGACAGCTAGATGCGTATGTAGTGAGCCCTTCACTTGCGCAAGACCAACTATTCAGCATTCTTGACATTTCACCAAACTGCTCATATATTGGTTCAAAGACAAAG GTTTTGGTTACTGGTACATTCTTGGCAGAGAATGTGGAAAATTGCAAGTGGTCATGCATGTTTGGGGATGTTGAAGTACCAGCTGAGGTTTTAGCTGATGGTGCCCTACGCTGCTATGCACCAGAACATCAATCTGGAAGAGTTCCCTTTTATGTGACATGCTCAAACAGGATCGCTTGTAGTGAAGTGCGGGAATTCGAGTACCGGGATTCTGATGCTCAGTACACAGAGGCATCCGCATCACATTCTCAAGCCAATGTTATAAATGAAATGCATCTACAAATTCGTCTTGAGAAGCTACTCTCTTTGGGACCAAATGACAATCAACTGCTTGTTTGTGGAAATGAGAAACATGAGTTAATCAATGCTATAAACTCCCTAATGCTAGATGAGAAATGGTCAGACCAGGAATCACCGTCTGGCTTGACAGATGATCTCACTACAACGAACCAAAGTTTAAAGAAATTGGTGAAAGAAAAGCTTCATTGCTGgcttatttgtaaaataagcaATAGTGAGAAGGGCCCAAATGTGCTTGGGAAGGAGGGGCAGGGTGTAATTCATCTGGCGGCTGCCCTGGGTTATGATTGGGCTATAAGACCGATACTTGTTTCTGGTGTCAATATAAACTTTCGGGATGCTCATGGATGGACTGCACTTCATTGGGCTGCATCTTGTGGAAG AGAGCGGACAATAGGCGTCCTTATAGCAAACGGAGCTGCAGCAGGTGCATTAACAGATCCTACTTCTGAATTTCCTTCTGGAAGAACTCCAGCCGATTTAGCCTCTACAAATGGACACAAGGGAATTGCTGGTTTTCTTGCGGAATCTGCTTTGACAAGCCATCTATCAGCACTTAGCATAAAGGACTCAAAAGATAGCAGTGTGGGAGAAGCTTGTGGATTAACTATTGCTGAAGATTTCCCTCAAACTAGTTATGCTCAGCTTGCTGTAGAGGATTCTCATGCTGATCCATTAAAGGATTCGTTAAGTGCTGTTCGTAAATCCACTCAAGCTGCTGCTAGGATATTCCAAGCCTTCAGGGTGGAATCATTCCACAGAAAGAAGGTTGTGGAATATGGAGATGAGGACTGTGGGTTATCTGATGAACACACACTTTCACTTATATCTCTTGGAAATGCCAAACAAGGGCAACATGATACACATTTGCATTCTGCTGCTGTCCGTATCCAAAACAAGTTCCGAGGATGGAAAGGAAGAAAGGAGTTTATGATCATTCGCCAAAGAATCGTCAAACTACAG GCTCATGTACGGGGACATCAAGTGAGGAGAAACTATAAAAAAGTAGTCTGGTCAGTTGGTATTGTTGAGAAAGTTATACTGAGATGGAGGAGAAAGAGACCTGGCTTGCGTGCCTTTCGACTTGAGAAACAGTTAGAAAGCCAGTCACAAATCCAACCTGCAAAAACAGAGGATGAATACGATTTCTTGCAGGATGGCAGAAGGCAGGCTGAAGCCAGACTACAAAGAGCACTGGAACGTGTGCGCTCTATGACTCAATACCCAGAAGCAAGAGAACAGTACCACAGGCTTACAACTTGTGTTGCTGAAATGCAACAGTCCAGG GTACTACACTAG
- the LOC102708878 gene encoding calmodulin-binding transcription activator 3-like isoform X1, translating to MAEARMFPRPNQPPDISQMVLEAQKRWLRPTEICEILSNYRSFSLSPEPPNRPESGSLFLFDRKTLRYFRKDGHNWRKKKDGKTVKEAHEKLKAGSIDVLHCYYAHGEENENFQRRTYWLLEEDFTHIVLVHYLEVKGSKQISRAKEEIMQLSGADSPSCSNSITSQNQMTPQIMDAAESPISGQISEYEGAEPADNCRASSRYHPFIEMQQPMDGIVMDDILYPSASAICNQGYHGDLLPGTSNLNSHSFTHSDIARMFDEPFSGYANGFTEPTLHSSFSMIEANNLEDSSLLETFTSEALYTNNLSQKEADALSFAGIQSSQVNGNKYTEGSTKHSLLKQLSVDLFKIESTGLKKHDSFSRWMSKELGEVVDLDIKSSSDAFWSSSEIVNAADGPSAPTNGQLDAYVVSPSLAQDQLFSILDISPNCSYIGSKTKVLVTGTFLAENVENCKWSCMFGDVEVPAEVLADGALRCYAPEHQSGRVPFYVTCSNRIACSEVREFEYRDSDAQYTEASASHSQANVINEMHLQIRLEKLLSLGPNDNQLLVCGNEKHELINAINSLMLDEKWSDQESPSGLTDDLTTTNQSLKKLVKEKLHCWLICKISNSEKGPNVLGKEGQGVIHLAAALGYDWAIRPILVSGVNINFRDAHGWTALHWAASCGRERTIGVLIANGAAAGALTDPTSEFPSGRTPADLASTNGHKGIAGFLAESALTSHLSALSIKDSKDSSVGEACGLTIAEDFPQTSYAQLAVEDSHADPLKDSLSAVRKSTQAAARIFQAFRVESFHRKKVVEYGDEDCGLSDEHTLSLISLGNAKQGQHDTHLHSAAVRIQNKFRGWKGRKEFMIIRQRIVKLQAHVRGHQVRRNYKKVVWSVGIVEKVILRWRRKRPGLRAFRLEKQLESQSQIQPAKTEDEYDFLQDGRRQAEARLQRALERVRSMTQYPEAREQYHRLTTCVAEMQQSRVMQDEMLSEAAGADGSDFMLD from the exons atGGCGGAGGCGCGCATGTTCCCGCGGCCTAACCAGCCCCCAG ATATTTCGCAGATGGTGCTGGAGGCTCAGAAGCGATGGTTGCGACCCACTGAAATATGCGAAATACTCTCAAATTACAggagtttttctctctcaccCGAGCCACCAAACAGGCCCGAAA GTGGTTctctttttctatttgatcGCAAAACATTAAGATACTTCAGAAAGGATGGGCATAACtggaggaagaaaaaagatgggaAGACCGTTAAAGAAGCTCATGAGAAACTAAAA GCTGGCAGCATTGATGTTCTACACTGCTACTATGCTCATGGGGAGGAAAACGAGAACTTTCAAAGAAGAACTTATTGGCTATTGGAAGA GGATTTCACACACATTGTTCTTGTACACTATCTTGAAGTCaag GGTTCAAAGCAAATTAGTCGTGCTAAAGAAGAGATTATGCAGTTGTCCGGTGCTGATAGTCCATCGTGTTCAAATTCTATTACTAGTCAGAACCAGATGACCCCACAGATCATGGATGCAGCTGAAAGCCCAATTAGTGGGCAGATTTCAGAGTATGAGGGTGCTGAACCAG CAGATAATTGCCGAGCAAGCTCCAGATACCACCCTTTCATTGAGATGCAGCAGCCTATGGATGGAATCGTGATGGATGACATTTTATACCCTTCTGCTTCAGCCATCTGTAACCAAG GTTATCATGGTGATTTGCTGCCAGGAACATCTAATCTAAACAGCCATTCATTTACTCACAGTGACATAGCTAGAATGTTTGATGAGCCTTTCTCAGGATATGCCAATGGATTCACGGAGCCAACTCTTCATTCTTCATTTTCCATGATAGAGGCTAACAATCTGGAGGATAGCTCTCTTCTGGAGACATTTACATCTGAAGCTCTTTACACTAACAACCTTAGCCAGAAGGAAGCTGATGCACTGAGTTTTGCAGGCATACAATCGTCACAG GTCAATGGTAATAAATATACTGAAGGAAGCACCAAACATTCACTCCTGAAGCAATTGTCAGTAGATCTATTTAAGATCGAGTCTACTGGTTTAAAGAAACATGACAGCTTTTCAAGGTGGATGAGTAAAGAACTTGGAGAGGTGGTTGATTTGGATATCAAATCAAGTTCTGATGCATTCTGGAGTAGCAGTGAGATTGTGAACGCTGCTGATGGTCCTAGTGCTCCAACTAACGGACAGCTAGATGCGTATGTAGTGAGCCCTTCACTTGCGCAAGACCAACTATTCAGCATTCTTGACATTTCACCAAACTGCTCATATATTGGTTCAAAGACAAAG GTTTTGGTTACTGGTACATTCTTGGCAGAGAATGTGGAAAATTGCAAGTGGTCATGCATGTTTGGGGATGTTGAAGTACCAGCTGAGGTTTTAGCTGATGGTGCCCTACGCTGCTATGCACCAGAACATCAATCTGGAAGAGTTCCCTTTTATGTGACATGCTCAAACAGGATCGCTTGTAGTGAAGTGCGGGAATTCGAGTACCGGGATTCTGATGCTCAGTACACAGAGGCATCCGCATCACATTCTCAAGCCAATGTTATAAATGAAATGCATCTACAAATTCGTCTTGAGAAGCTACTCTCTTTGGGACCAAATGACAATCAACTGCTTGTTTGTGGAAATGAGAAACATGAGTTAATCAATGCTATAAACTCCCTAATGCTAGATGAGAAATGGTCAGACCAGGAATCACCGTCTGGCTTGACAGATGATCTCACTACAACGAACCAAAGTTTAAAGAAATTGGTGAAAGAAAAGCTTCATTGCTGgcttatttgtaaaataagcaATAGTGAGAAGGGCCCAAATGTGCTTGGGAAGGAGGGGCAGGGTGTAATTCATCTGGCGGCTGCCCTGGGTTATGATTGGGCTATAAGACCGATACTTGTTTCTGGTGTCAATATAAACTTTCGGGATGCTCATGGATGGACTGCACTTCATTGGGCTGCATCTTGTGGAAG AGAGCGGACAATAGGCGTCCTTATAGCAAACGGAGCTGCAGCAGGTGCATTAACAGATCCTACTTCTGAATTTCCTTCTGGAAGAACTCCAGCCGATTTAGCCTCTACAAATGGACACAAGGGAATTGCTGGTTTTCTTGCGGAATCTGCTTTGACAAGCCATCTATCAGCACTTAGCATAAAGGACTCAAAAGATAGCAGTGTGGGAGAAGCTTGTGGATTAACTATTGCTGAAGATTTCCCTCAAACTAGTTATGCTCAGCTTGCTGTAGAGGATTCTCATGCTGATCCATTAAAGGATTCGTTAAGTGCTGTTCGTAAATCCACTCAAGCTGCTGCTAGGATATTCCAAGCCTTCAGGGTGGAATCATTCCACAGAAAGAAGGTTGTGGAATATGGAGATGAGGACTGTGGGTTATCTGATGAACACACACTTTCACTTATATCTCTTGGAAATGCCAAACAAGGGCAACATGATACACATTTGCATTCTGCTGCTGTCCGTATCCAAAACAAGTTCCGAGGATGGAAAGGAAGAAAGGAGTTTATGATCATTCGCCAAAGAATCGTCAAACTACAG GCTCATGTACGGGGACATCAAGTGAGGAGAAACTATAAAAAAGTAGTCTGGTCAGTTGGTATTGTTGAGAAAGTTATACTGAGATGGAGGAGAAAGAGACCTGGCTTGCGTGCCTTTCGACTTGAGAAACAGTTAGAAAGCCAGTCACAAATCCAACCTGCAAAAACAGAGGATGAATACGATTTCTTGCAGGATGGCAGAAGGCAGGCTGAAGCCAGACTACAAAGAGCACTGGAACGTGTGCGCTCTATGACTCAATACCCAGAAGCAAGAGAACAGTACCACAGGCTTACAACTTGTGTTGCTGAAATGCAACAGTCCAGG GTGATGCAGGACGAGATGCTAAGTGAGGCAGCTGGTGCTGATGGAAGTGATTTCATGCTGGACTAG
- the LOC102700977 gene encoding transcription factor MYB41-like: MGRLRPPCCDESSVKKGPWTREEDEKLVAYVEQHGHGSWRSLPKRAGLNRCCKSCRLRWINYLRPDIKRGNFTPEEEQAIITLHSVLGNKWSTIATRLPGRTDNEIKNYWNTRLKKRLIGAGIDPATHRARPRAPAPGDLATALPQLVALASLAVDLAVGHHAGTWAADYLQADAAAVAQLQCLQHLLLQPQQPTPATSATSGGGGGGHPDMNTAGSSFLTQAVASYAAAPPLPPLMAATTTSQQAHELKRWQGQLLSSGGGGDHGAVSPPPLMAGHGDGGASPDHLSFSGGGGDMFLHSDLTALLCSANAGVDLQSCNLDF; encoded by the exons ATGGGGAGACTGAGGCCGCCGTGCTGCGACGAGAGCAGCGTGAAGAAGGGGCCGTGGACccgcgaggaggacgagaAGCTCGTCGCCTACGTCGAGCAGCACGGCCATGGCAGCTGGAGGTCTCTCCCCAAGCGAGCCG GGCTGAACAGGTGCTGCAAGAGCTGCCGGCTGCGATGGATAAACTACCTGAGACCCGACATCAAGAGGGGCAACTTCACTCCCGAGGAAGAGCAAGCCATCATTACCCTGCACTCCGTCCTCGGCAACAA GTGGTCGACGATCGCAACACGGCTGCCAGGGCGCACGGACAACGAGATCAAGAACTACTGGAACACGCGCCTCAAGAAGAGGCTCATCGGCGCGGGCATCGACCCGGCCACCCACCGGGCGCGgccgcgggcgccggcgcccggcgacctcgccaccgcgctcCCGCAGCTGGTGGCGCTCGCCAGCCTGGCggtcgacctcgccgtcggccaccACGCCGGCACGTGGGCCGCCGACTACCTGCaggccgacgcggcggcggtggcgcagctGCAGTGCCTCcagcacctcctcctccagccgcaGCAACCGACGCCGGCCAcctcggcgacgagcggcggcggcggcggcggccacccgGACATGAACACGGCGGGGAGCAGCTTCCTGACCCAAGCCGTCGCGTCCTACGCCGCagccccacctctccctcctctcatGGCGGCTACCACTACCAGCCAGCAGGCTCACGAGCTGAAACGATGGCAAGGTCAGCTGctcagcagcggcggcggcggcgaccatggCGCCgtgtcgccgcctcctctcatGGCGGGCcacggggacggcggcgcgtcgccTGATCATCTCAgcttctccggcggcggcggcgacatgtTTCTGCACTCCGACTTGACGGCGCTGCTGTGCAGTGCGAATGCCGGCGTCGATCTGCAGTCCTGTAATCTAGATTTCTGA
- the LOC102709158 gene encoding 2-hydroxy-6-oxononadienedioate/2-hydroxy-6-oxononatrienedioate hydrolase has product MASEPTAAATGAPQPAVGRRRPPCVLSFSLARDRFLRRRFLSAGLRPFSVRLPHPTEAGTTVHVWAPPRPARRPVLLLHGFGASATWQWASYLRELIAAGFDPIVPDLLFFGDSCTPATDRSETFQAAAIKAAMDGMGVRRFDVVGVSYGGFVGYRMAAMFPEAVERAVMVCAGVCLEESDLAAGLFPVAGVAEAAELLVPSRPADVRRLVKLTFVRPPPIMPSCFLRDYINVMGSDHNQEKTELLHTLINGRKLSDLPKINQPTLIIWGEQDQVFPMELAHRLQSHLKENSRLVVIKNAGHAVNLEKSKEVCRNIIEYLREPVSIAPNAALKVDTAELGNHHEEIA; this is encoded by the exons ATGGCCTCCGAacccaccgcggcggcgacgggggctCCACAGCCAGCCgtagggcggaggcggccgccgtGCGTCCTCAGCTTCTCGCTGGCGCGCGACcgcttcctccgccgccgcttcctctccgccggcctccgccccTTCTCCGTCCGCCTACCGCATCCCACCGAAGCCGGAACCACCGTCCACGTCTGGGCCCCGCCGCGCCCGGCGCGccgccccgtcctcctcctccacggctTCGGCGCCTCCGCCACGTGGCAGTGGGCATCCTACCTCCGCGAGCtcatcgccgccggcttcGACCCCATCGTCCCCGACCTCCTCTTCTTCGGGGACTCCTGCACGCCCGCCACCGACCGCTCCGAGACCTTCCAGGCGGCGGCCATCAAGGCCGCCATGGACGGCATGGGCGTGAGGCGGTTCGACGTGGTCGGCGTCAGCTACGGCGGCTTCGTCGGGTACCGGATGGCCGCCATGTTCCCGGAGGCGGTGGAGCGGGCGGTCATGGTGTGCGCCGGGGTGTGCCTGGAGGAGAGCGACCTCGCCGCGGGCCTcttccccgtcgccggcgtcgccgaggCGGCCGAGCTGCTGGTCCcgagccggccggccgacgtGCGGCGGCTCGTCAAGCTCACCTtcgtccggccgccgcccatcATGCCGTCCTGCTTCCTGAGAGACTACATTAAC GTGATGGGATCAGATCACAACCAGGAGAAGACAGAGCTGTTGCATACTCTCATCAATGGCAGGAAGCTTTCAGATCTTCCAAAAATCAACCAG CCAACTCTGATAATTTGGGGGGAGCAGGACCAGGTGTTTCCAATGGAGCTTGCTCATAGATTGCAGAG CCATCTTAAGGAGAATTCTCGATTGGTGGTTATCAAGAACGCTGGGCATGCAGTCAATCTTGAGAAATCAAAAGAGGTTTGCAGGAATATCATCGAGTATTTGCGAGAACCGGTTTCAATTGCTCCAAATG CTGCATTAAAGGTGGACACTGCTGAGCTTGGGAATCACCATGAAGAGATTGCTTAA